In one window of Zhongshania aliphaticivorans DNA:
- a CDS encoding O-antigen ligase family protein: protein MATLLLFVVVCFPVLATLSFNSVEVNFFFSVVQLFFCLFLAPEVLRESYSAYKHSIVFRVCLLLMIVMVMGWFYLYIPFYGIYRSLLYLIQIPFFFSVLAWFRVHGSRGLQQIYYXKLIVVLLAILYMAYMYWQQDIELWRKSVKGRPPIYRHIRHFNYDLALLIGLSAWLIVKDRFKPSLVVVLFFLFGFLTFWSGARGQMLSLGVFLGLLMLSPHRVFFYKKLRVAGVAFLCGAIVLLMSGETHMLLSSMVRSVELESLRAVTSNRTVIWLQTLPYVNESWLFGYGPEAFLRLKVRMGGIVQPHNFVVQFLLEFGVVGSFGVMIMLLSSFRIYITSILTKRLMAAGLLGAFLISQFVFALVDGIFYHIVPLTMYLIIAAYLYQLTTDCD from the coding sequence ATGGCCACACTTCTTCTTTTTGTTGTTGTTTGTTTTCCTGTTCTTGCAACACTGAGCTTTAATTCTGTCGAAGTAAATTTCTTTTTTTCTGTTGTTCAGTTATTTTTTTGCTTGTTCTTAGCGCCTGAGGTATTGCGAGAGTCTTATTCGGCGTATAAACATTCGATAGTTTTTCGTGTTTGTCTTCTGCTAATGATTGTTATGGTTATGGGGTGGTTTTACTTATATATCCCTTTTTATGGAATTTATCGATCATTATTATACTTAATTCAAATACCCTTCTTCTTTTCAGTACTGGCATGGTTTCGTGTTCATGGAAGCAGGGGCTTGCAACAAATTTATTATGNAAAGCTGATAGTAGTGCTGCTAGCAATTTTGTATATGGCTTATATGTATTGGCAGCAAGATATCGAGTTGTGGAGGAAATCCGTGAAAGGGCGCCCTCCCATTTATAGGCACATTCGACACTTTAATTATGATCTTGCTTTATTGATTGGGTTGTCTGCTTGGTTGATTGTAAAGGATAGATTTAAGCCTTCACTTGTCGTTGTTTTGTTTTTTTTATTTGGATTTTTGACATTTTGGTCTGGTGCTCGTGGCCAAATGTTATCACTTGGCGTGTTTTTGGGGTTGTTGATGTTATCGCCTCATAGGGTGTTTTTTTATAAGAAGCTACGTGTTGCTGGTGTCGCTTTCCTTTGTGGAGCCATTGTATTGTTGATGAGTGGCGAAACGCATATGCTCTTATCATCGATGGTGAGGTCGGTTGAGCTAGAGAGTCTTAGAGCAGTAACGTCGAATAGAACAGTTATTTGGCTACAAACATTACCTTATGTAAATGAATCATGGTTGTTTGGATATGGGCCAGAGGCTTTTCTTCGGCTCAAGGTAAGAATGGGAGGGATTGTTCAGCCCCATAATTTTGTAGTTCAATTCTTACTGGAATTTGGTGTTGTAGGTAGCTTTGGGGTGATGATTATGCTGCTATCAAGTTTCCGAATTTATATTACATCTATTCTAACTAAGCGATTGATGGCAGCGGGTTTATTGGGTGCATTTTTAATATCACAGTTTGTTTTTGCTTTGGTCGATGGGATTTTTTATCACATTGTGCCGCTTACAATGTACTTAATAATCGCTGCATATTTGTATCAGTTAACGACTGATTGTGATTGA
- a CDS encoding electron transport complex subunit E produces MSDISYRDISLNGLWKNNPAIVQLLGLCPLLAVTGSVINAIGMGIATMLVLTVSNTAVSMIRSFASDAIRLPAFVMIIAAAVTCIELLMQAFAYELFQILGIFLPLITTNCVILGRADAFACKNKVLPAMYDGFIMGVGFAVILILLGAIREVIGTGAIFANMDLLFGEAAKHWRIVLVDDYTAVLVAILPPGAFIFTGLIIALKNIIDTGIKNREATKTEKVAPTSRRVRVTGNIS; encoded by the coding sequence ATGAGTGACATCAGCTACCGCGACATATCACTAAACGGGTTATGGAAAAACAACCCGGCCATTGTCCAACTATTAGGACTTTGTCCCTTGCTGGCCGTTACCGGCTCGGTCATCAATGCCATCGGCATGGGCATAGCCACCATGCTAGTACTGACAGTGTCTAACACCGCGGTATCCATGATCCGAAGCTTCGCCTCAGACGCAATACGGCTGCCAGCCTTTGTTATGATCATAGCCGCCGCAGTAACCTGCATAGAGCTTCTTATGCAGGCATTCGCCTACGAATTATTCCAAATCCTCGGCATTTTTCTGCCACTGATTACCACCAACTGCGTTATTCTTGGTCGTGCTGACGCTTTCGCCTGTAAAAACAAAGTTTTGCCCGCCATGTATGACGGCTTCATCATGGGTGTCGGCTTCGCGGTCATATTAATATTACTAGGCGCCATCAGAGAAGTGATCGGCACCGGCGCTATCTTCGCCAATATGGACCTTCTCTTTGGTGAAGCGGCCAAACACTGGAGGATAGTTTTAGTAGACGACTACACCGCCGTCCTTGTAGCCATACTCCCACCCGGCGCCTTCATCTTCACTGGCTTGATCATCGCGCTGAAAAACATCATCGACACCGGCATCAAAAACCGTGAAGCCACTAAGACCGAAAAGGTTGCGCCAACGAGTAGACGCGTTCGGGTGACAGGGAATATTAGTTAA
- the rsxG gene encoding electron transport complex subunit RsxG, which produces MNILGQSITKNGLLLGLFAIVTTGVIAGTYLSTRGLIQDNIRHAEERALLEIFPKSEHDNAMLDDAITVDDHDLLGLRETKKLYRATMEGEFVGAILPATARDGYTGDIDMIVGIRQNGTISGVRVLSHRETPGLGDQVDYKKSQWVDGFVGKSLNNPSDPKWTVKKDRGIFDQFTGATITPRAVTQAVHKALQYYDANYLVISAKSKTTAARSQQ; this is translated from the coding sequence ATGAATATCCTCGGCCAATCCATCACCAAAAATGGTTTACTGCTCGGTCTTTTCGCCATAGTGACGACCGGTGTTATCGCTGGCACCTATCTCTCAACACGCGGCCTGATCCAAGACAATATTCGACACGCTGAAGAACGTGCTTTATTAGAAATATTCCCAAAGTCTGAGCATGATAACGCGATGCTAGACGACGCCATTACCGTCGATGATCACGACCTGCTAGGGCTGCGCGAAACTAAAAAACTCTACCGTGCAACCATGGAGGGTGAATTTGTCGGCGCGATTCTCCCCGCCACAGCCCGTGACGGCTACACCGGCGATATCGACATGATTGTGGGTATAAGACAAAACGGAACCATTTCTGGTGTGCGGGTACTTTCTCACCGAGAAACCCCAGGTTTAGGCGACCAAGTGGACTACAAAAAAAGCCAGTGGGTAGACGGCTTCGTGGGTAAAAGCTTAAATAACCCAAGCGACCCAAAATGGACTGTAAAAAAAGATCGCGGCATATTTGACCAATTTACCGGCGCGACCATAACCCCAAGAGCTGTCACACAAGCCGTCCATAAAGCTCTACAATACTATGACGCTAATTACCTAGTAATCAGCGCTAAAAGTAAAACCACAGCAGCGAGAAGCCAGCAATGA
- the rsxD gene encoding electron transport complex subunit RsxD, translating into MGFLKVSSPHAHGPMSTARVMRLVLLATLPGLFSLTWFFGFGSIINVLWASITALTFEAIALKLRKRPLAFYLNDYSALVTAFLLGIALPPGSPFWLIMIGTGFAILICKQLYGGMGYNPFNPAMAAYVMLLISFPVQMTTWLAPQGSFAGNLLGPIDALRYCFGFGRDTIDAITMATPLDVLKQNDALLIKDLWQASPQFGQLSGIGWEWVNIGFLLGGLYLLYRRVFTWHAPVSMLASLTLMSALFYDGGSSASGGSPLFHLLSGGTMLGAFFIVTDPVTSAVSNRGRIIYGAVIGLLVYIIRAWGNYPDAVAFSVLLMNFAAPFIDHYTQPRTYGHKLKDRQGGQS; encoded by the coding sequence ATGGGATTTTTAAAAGTCAGCTCACCTCACGCCCACGGCCCAATGAGCACCGCAAGGGTCATGCGCTTGGTGCTATTGGCTACCCTTCCCGGCCTATTTTCTCTAACTTGGTTTTTCGGTTTTGGAAGCATCATTAATGTGCTTTGGGCGAGTATCACGGCACTGACCTTTGAAGCCATCGCACTTAAACTTCGCAAGCGCCCTCTGGCATTTTACCTTAATGACTACAGCGCACTGGTAACGGCATTTTTATTAGGTATCGCCCTACCACCCGGCTCTCCGTTCTGGCTAATTATGATCGGTACGGGCTTTGCAATTTTAATCTGCAAACAACTCTATGGCGGTATGGGCTACAACCCATTTAACCCCGCCATGGCGGCCTACGTAATGTTGCTGATTTCATTCCCAGTCCAAATGACAACATGGCTAGCGCCACAAGGCAGCTTTGCCGGCAACCTTTTGGGGCCTATCGATGCCTTACGCTATTGTTTTGGCTTTGGCCGCGACACCATTGACGCCATCACAATGGCTACGCCCCTCGATGTGCTTAAACAAAATGATGCCTTACTGATAAAAGACTTATGGCAAGCGTCCCCGCAGTTTGGTCAGCTCTCTGGGATTGGCTGGGAATGGGTAAATATCGGTTTTTTACTGGGCGGCCTCTACTTACTCTATCGTCGTGTTTTTACTTGGCATGCTCCTGTAAGCATGTTGGCTTCACTGACCCTGATGTCCGCCCTATTTTACGACGGTGGCAGCTCAGCCTCCGGCGGCTCTCCGCTGTTCCATTTACTTAGTGGCGGCACAATGCTGGGAGCTTTCTTTATTGTGACCGATCCTGTTACATCTGCGGTCTCAAACCGAGGGCGCATTATTTACGGTGCCGTAATTGGCTTATTGGTTTACATCATTCGAGCTTGGGGAAACTACCCAGACGCCGTGGCATTTTCAGTCTTATTAATGAATTTTGCCGCCCCTTTTATTGATCATTACACTCAACCCAGAACCTATGGCCACAAGCTAAAAGACCGGCAGGGAGGGCAGTCATGA
- the rsxC gene encoding electron transport complex subunit RsxC: protein MRQIWDIHGGIHPAENKTQSLQNPIANAGIPAQLILPLAQHIGAPASPIVKVGDRVLKGQMVAEAKGFVSAPVHAPTSGVIAAITSHVIPHPSGMSANCIIIDTDGQDEWADHQGIEDYTALSKLELVDRIRQAGIAGMGGAGFPSAVKLSTRDDKPIETLILNGTECEPYITADDILMRERAAEIIAGAQILRHIIKPNKETIIGVEDNKPEGITALKKAAEGTGIDIVVFPTKYPSGGEKQLIQILTGKEVPSGGLPSDVGIVCQNIGTATAIYRAIQFGEPLISRITTVTGNACQQPQNYEVLLGTPVQYLLDKSDFQKNDCIRLIMGGPMMGYTLQDTAVPIVKTSNCVLAPTVAELPPPPPAQACIRCGMCAEACPVSLLPQQMYWFSRAQEHEKLEDHQLFDCIECGACSYVCPSNIPLVQYYRASKAEIRQAQQDKIKAERSKERFEARTARLEQEAAEKEARRTARMEAAKAKAAAAANTLTDANKSDVIQAAIERNKAKKAQTVDPAQAAIARAQAKRDGNAEEETPEQKTERLQKLLASAEKRLAAAKEKLTLAQEQQSDNADAFATAVSKTEEKLTNIQKELAEHQASLNKPKQEIATDSADPAQAAIARALAKRAGNSAEESDADKTTRLQNTVASITKRLASAQQKLSMAQEQGDENIAAFTTGVDKTQAKLDAAKKELRDHQDKLAALTPEGSAPEESAPEVNDPVQAAIERAKAARDAQATMSDTDKLKQNITSLENRIARTQEKLDTARANNDDKAEILADSLAKLEEKLDTAQQQLS from the coding sequence GTAGCCGAGGCCAAAGGTTTTGTGAGCGCACCGGTTCATGCACCAACATCAGGTGTTATTGCAGCAATAACATCCCATGTTATTCCACACCCCTCAGGAATGAGTGCGAACTGTATAATCATCGACACTGACGGCCAGGATGAATGGGCAGACCATCAAGGTATCGAAGATTACACCGCGCTAAGCAAGCTAGAATTGGTTGACCGAATTAGACAAGCTGGCATTGCCGGCATGGGCGGCGCAGGCTTTCCCTCAGCGGTAAAACTCAGTACCCGCGACGACAAACCAATCGAAACACTGATCCTCAATGGCACTGAATGCGAACCCTATATAACTGCTGACGATATTCTGATGCGTGAACGCGCTGCGGAGATTATCGCCGGCGCTCAAATTCTACGTCACATTATTAAGCCCAATAAAGAAACTATCATTGGCGTTGAAGACAACAAACCTGAGGGCATAACAGCGCTAAAAAAAGCCGCTGAAGGAACAGGCATAGATATTGTCGTGTTTCCGACCAAATATCCCTCAGGCGGCGAAAAGCAGCTTATTCAAATTTTAACCGGCAAAGAAGTACCCTCTGGCGGCCTCCCCTCAGATGTCGGTATTGTTTGTCAAAATATAGGCACAGCCACGGCAATTTACCGCGCTATTCAGTTTGGTGAGCCATTAATATCAAGAATAACCACAGTGACCGGCAATGCCTGTCAACAACCACAAAACTATGAGGTGTTACTAGGCACACCCGTCCAATATTTATTAGATAAAAGCGACTTCCAGAAAAACGACTGCATTCGTTTAATCATGGGTGGGCCAATGATGGGCTACACCCTGCAAGACACCGCCGTGCCTATTGTCAAAACTAGTAACTGTGTACTTGCACCAACAGTGGCCGAACTCCCGCCACCGCCACCAGCACAAGCCTGTATTCGCTGCGGCATGTGCGCTGAAGCTTGCCCGGTAAGCTTGCTGCCACAACAAATGTACTGGTTTTCTCGTGCTCAAGAGCATGAGAAATTAGAGGACCACCAACTATTTGACTGCATTGAATGCGGCGCCTGCTCCTATGTCTGCCCTAGCAACATCCCCTTGGTGCAATATTACCGAGCCTCAAAAGCTGAAATTCGACAAGCTCAGCAAGACAAAATCAAAGCTGAACGCTCAAAAGAACGTTTTGAGGCGCGCACCGCGAGACTAGAACAAGAAGCCGCCGAAAAAGAAGCTCGCCGCACAGCGCGAATGGAAGCCGCCAAAGCGAAAGCGGCGGCCGCCGCAAATACGCTTACGGATGCAAATAAATCAGATGTGATACAAGCAGCCATTGAGCGCAACAAAGCGAAAAAAGCCCAAACCGTCGACCCCGCCCAAGCCGCCATCGCACGCGCCCAAGCAAAACGAGACGGCAATGCCGAAGAAGAAACACCAGAACAAAAAACCGAACGCTTACAAAAATTATTAGCCAGCGCAGAGAAACGTTTAGCCGCAGCCAAAGAAAAACTCACATTAGCCCAAGAGCAGCAAAGTGATAACGCCGACGCTTTTGCAACCGCAGTGAGCAAAACAGAAGAAAAGCTCACCAACATTCAAAAAGAACTGGCAGAACACCAAGCCAGCCTAAATAAGCCGAAACAAGAAATAGCGACCGATTCCGCTGATCCAGCCCAAGCAGCAATTGCCCGCGCACTAGCAAAACGCGCCGGCAACAGTGCGGAAGAAAGTGATGCCGACAAAACAACTCGACTGCAAAACACGGTTGCCAGCATCACAAAACGCTTAGCCTCGGCCCAACAAAAATTGAGCATGGCGCAAGAACAAGGTGACGAAAATATTGCCGCCTTCACCACAGGGGTAGATAAAACCCAAGCCAAGCTGGATGCGGCTAAAAAGGAATTACGTGATCATCAAGATAAACTGGCCGCCCTTACACCAGAAGGCTCAGCACCCGAGGAATCCGCCCCAGAGGTCAACGACCCAGTTCAGGCAGCCATTGAGCGCGCCAAAGCCGCACGCGACGCTCAGGCAACAATGAGCGACACAGACAAACTGAAACAAAATATTACATCTTTGGAAAACCGAATTGCTCGCACCCAAGAAAAGCTCGATACCGCGCGCGCAAACAATGACGACAAGGCCGAGATACTCGCCGATTCACTAGCAAAGCTCGAAGAAAAATTAGACACCGCTCAGCAGCAGCTGAGTTAA